A genomic window from Triplophysa dalaica isolate WHDGS20190420 chromosome 24, ASM1584641v1, whole genome shotgun sequence includes:
- the kcnc1b gene encoding potassium voltage-gated channel subfamily C member 1b isoform X2, producing MGQGDDKDRIVINVGGIKHQTYLSTLRTLPGTRLSWLADPDAPNNFDYDANIGEFFFDRHPGVFAHILNYYRTGKLHCPADVCGPLYEEELAFWGIDETDVEPCCWMTYRRHREAEEALDSFTGGALDLSHDDLDPDGVAEAAEGDEGAEMTRRLAQGDSPDKRSGCWHRWQKKAWALFEDPYSSRYARWVAFASLFFILVSITTFCLETHEAFNPIINRTEIIKVGNETVERVFRETQTMVQLTYVEGACVIWFTFEFLIRVTTCPNKLKFVTNALNIIDFVAILPFYLEVGLSGLSSKAAKDVLGFLRVVRFVRILRIFKLTRHFVGLRVLGHTLRASTNEFILLIIFLALGVLIFATMIYYAERIGRNPNDPNASNGTHFKNIPIGFWWAVVTMTTLGYGDMFPQTTSGMLVGALCALAGVLTIAMPVPVIVNNFGMYYSLAMAKQKLPKKKRKHIPRAPQLGSPNYCKSVINSPQPSTHSDPCPLAQEEVSEIKYQVIGDFKVNGEASKAALANEDCPHIDQSVSPEEVFSPVDHEKPCFLLNSGRERANHTGGRVRKETQRAKRSRQPTQSVCVMNHGVPTTMCVNHKPTSPT from the exons ATGGGCCAAGGCGACGACAAAGATCGCATCGTGATCAACGTCGGAGGAATCAAACACCAGACCTACCTAAGCACCCTGCGCACCCTGCCCGGCACTCGACTCTCCTGGCTGGCGGATCCCGACGCTCCAAACAACTTCGACTACGATGCAAACATCGGGGAGTTTTTCTTCGACCGTCACCCGGGTGTCTTCGCCCACATCCTCAACTATTACCGCACGGGCAAATTGCATTGCCCGGCTGACGTGTGCGGACCCTTGTACGAGGAAGAACTGGCGTTTTGGGGGATCGACGAGACGGACGTGGAGCCGTGTTGCTGGATGACCTACCGGCGACACCGGGAAGCCGAAGAGGCTTTGGATAGCTTCACCGGGGGTGCCCTCGACCTCAGCCACGACGATCTGGATCCTGATGGAGTGGCCGAAGCGGCGGAGGGGGACGAGGGGGCCGAGATGACCCGGAGACTGGCGCAAGGGGACTCGCCCGATAAAAGATCGGGCTGCTGGCACCGTTGGCAAAAGAAGGCTTGGGCTCTGTTTGAAGACCCGTATTCATCGAGATACGCGCGG TGGGTAGCATTCGCATCACTGTTCTTCATCTTGGTGTCCATTACCACGTTCTGTTTGGAGACCCACGAAGCCTTCAACCCCATCATCAACCGAACTGAAATCATCAAGGTAGGCAACGAAACCGTGGAGCGTGTCTTCCGTGAGACGCAGACCATGGTGCAGCTAACCTACGTCGAGGGCGCCTGCGTGATTTGGTTCACGTTTGAGTTTCTGATTCGAGTGACCACCTGTCCGAACAAACTCAAATTCGTGACAAACGCCCTAAACATCATCGACTTTGTGGCAATTCTTCCATTTTACCTGGAGGTGGGGCTGAGCGGTCTGTCCTCCAAAGCCGCGAAAGACGTGTTGGGTTTCCTCCGCGTTGTGCGTTTCGTGCGGATTCTTCGTATCTTCAAGTTGACCCGGCACTTCGTGGGGTTGAGGGTACTGGGGCACACGCTCCGTGCCAGCACCAACGAAttcatcctcctcatcatctTCCTGGCTCTTGGAGTCTTAATCTTCGCCACCATGATCTATTACGCCGAACGCATCGGAAGGAACCCCAACGACCCTAACGCCAGTAACGGCACGCACTTCAAGAACATCCCCATCGGCTTCTGGTGGGCTGTGGTCACTATGACCACGCTCGGCTACGGAGATATGTTCCCCCAGACGACCTCCGGCATGCTGGTGGGCGCGCTCTGCGCCCTGGCGGGTGTGCTGACTATCGCCATGCCCGTACCGGTTATCGTCAACAACTTCGGCATGTATTACTCTCTAGCCATGGCCAAGCAAAAACTaccaaagaaaaaaaggaaGCATATCCCACGAGCACCTCAACTGGGGTCTCCCAACTACTGCAAGTCGGTCATTAACTCCCCCCAACCCAGTACACACAGCGACCCCTGCCCCCTGGCACAGGAAGAGGTTTCCGAGATCAAATATCAAG TGATTGGAGATTTTAAAGTGAACGGGGAGGCGTCCAAAGCGGCCCTGGCCAATGAGGACTGCCCTCACATCGACCAGTCCGTGTCGCCCGAGGAAGTATTCAGCCCCGTGGACCACGAGAAACCGTGCTTCCTGCTCAACTCCGGAAGAGAACGAGCCAATCACACAGGGGGGAGAGTCAGGAAGG agACCCAGCGCGCCAAACGAAGCAGACAACCGACCCAgtcagtgtgtgtaatgaacCACGGTGTTCCAACCACTATGTGTGTCAACCATAAACCCACATCCCCCACCTGA
- the kcnc1b gene encoding potassium voltage-gated channel subfamily C member 1b isoform X1, translated as MGQGDDKDRIVINVGGIKHQTYLSTLRTLPGTRLSWLADPDAPNNFDYDANIGEFFFDRHPGVFAHILNYYRTGKLHCPADVCGPLYEEELAFWGIDETDVEPCCWMTYRRHREAEEALDSFTGGALDLSHDDLDPDGVAEAAEGDEGAEMTRRLAQGDSPDKRSGCWHRWQKKAWALFEDPYSSRYARWVAFASLFFILVSITTFCLETHEAFNPIINRTEIIKVGNETVERVFRETQTMVQLTYVEGACVIWFTFEFLIRVTTCPNKLKFVTNALNIIDFVAILPFYLEVGLSGLSSKAAKDVLGFLRVVRFVRILRIFKLTRHFVGLRVLGHTLRASTNEFILLIIFLALGVLIFATMIYYAERIGRNPNDPNASNGTHFKNIPIGFWWAVVTMTTLGYGDMFPQTTSGMLVGALCALAGVLTIAMPVPVIVNNFGMYYSLAMAKQKLPKKKRKHIPRAPQLGSPNYCKSVINSPQPSTHSDPCPLAQEEVSEIKYQVIGDFKVNGEASKAALANEDCPHIDQSVSPEEVFSPVDHEKPCFLLNSGRERANHTGGRVRKGYEKPWSHSSMSGGVASVSALPCSPPSLMQQVHSPIPSIL; from the exons ATGGGCCAAGGCGACGACAAAGATCGCATCGTGATCAACGTCGGAGGAATCAAACACCAGACCTACCTAAGCACCCTGCGCACCCTGCCCGGCACTCGACTCTCCTGGCTGGCGGATCCCGACGCTCCAAACAACTTCGACTACGATGCAAACATCGGGGAGTTTTTCTTCGACCGTCACCCGGGTGTCTTCGCCCACATCCTCAACTATTACCGCACGGGCAAATTGCATTGCCCGGCTGACGTGTGCGGACCCTTGTACGAGGAAGAACTGGCGTTTTGGGGGATCGACGAGACGGACGTGGAGCCGTGTTGCTGGATGACCTACCGGCGACACCGGGAAGCCGAAGAGGCTTTGGATAGCTTCACCGGGGGTGCCCTCGACCTCAGCCACGACGATCTGGATCCTGATGGAGTGGCCGAAGCGGCGGAGGGGGACGAGGGGGCCGAGATGACCCGGAGACTGGCGCAAGGGGACTCGCCCGATAAAAGATCGGGCTGCTGGCACCGTTGGCAAAAGAAGGCTTGGGCTCTGTTTGAAGACCCGTATTCATCGAGATACGCGCGG TGGGTAGCATTCGCATCACTGTTCTTCATCTTGGTGTCCATTACCACGTTCTGTTTGGAGACCCACGAAGCCTTCAACCCCATCATCAACCGAACTGAAATCATCAAGGTAGGCAACGAAACCGTGGAGCGTGTCTTCCGTGAGACGCAGACCATGGTGCAGCTAACCTACGTCGAGGGCGCCTGCGTGATTTGGTTCACGTTTGAGTTTCTGATTCGAGTGACCACCTGTCCGAACAAACTCAAATTCGTGACAAACGCCCTAAACATCATCGACTTTGTGGCAATTCTTCCATTTTACCTGGAGGTGGGGCTGAGCGGTCTGTCCTCCAAAGCCGCGAAAGACGTGTTGGGTTTCCTCCGCGTTGTGCGTTTCGTGCGGATTCTTCGTATCTTCAAGTTGACCCGGCACTTCGTGGGGTTGAGGGTACTGGGGCACACGCTCCGTGCCAGCACCAACGAAttcatcctcctcatcatctTCCTGGCTCTTGGAGTCTTAATCTTCGCCACCATGATCTATTACGCCGAACGCATCGGAAGGAACCCCAACGACCCTAACGCCAGTAACGGCACGCACTTCAAGAACATCCCCATCGGCTTCTGGTGGGCTGTGGTCACTATGACCACGCTCGGCTACGGAGATATGTTCCCCCAGACGACCTCCGGCATGCTGGTGGGCGCGCTCTGCGCCCTGGCGGGTGTGCTGACTATCGCCATGCCCGTACCGGTTATCGTCAACAACTTCGGCATGTATTACTCTCTAGCCATGGCCAAGCAAAAACTaccaaagaaaaaaaggaaGCATATCCCACGAGCACCTCAACTGGGGTCTCCCAACTACTGCAAGTCGGTCATTAACTCCCCCCAACCCAGTACACACAGCGACCCCTGCCCCCTGGCACAGGAAGAGGTTTCCGAGATCAAATATCAAG TGATTGGAGATTTTAAAGTGAACGGGGAGGCGTCCAAAGCGGCCCTGGCCAATGAGGACTGCCCTCACATCGACCAGTCCGTGTCGCCCGAGGAAGTATTCAGCCCCGTGGACCACGAGAAACCGTGCTTCCTGCTCAACTCCGGAAGAGAACGAGCCAATCACACAGGGGGGAGAGTCAGGAAGG GTTATGAAAAGCCATGGAGCCATAGCAGCATGTCTGGAGGCGTGGCCTCAGTTTCGGCATTGCCCTGCAGCCCGCCCAGTCTCATGCAGCAGGTCCACTCTCCCATCCCATCCATCCTGTAG